The DNA region AGATCGTTGATTTCAAAGGCCCCAGGCGATACATAGCTTTGATAGATAGTGTACCCGTTCTGTTTGACGGTCACCTGGGCATTACTGTTAGCGATACCACGTACCGTTGGCGCAAAGCCACGCTGACTGTCCGGCAGCATGTTGTCGTCTGAGGCAAGTTGAACCCCACGGATGCCGAGGCTATCAAACACATCAGATGTCGTGTAGGTATCCCCGGCGGTCAGTTCGCCTTTCAGGGATTTGACCGTACGTTCAACATACGTACTGATATGCTGCCAATCATGGGTGTCTCCCTGGGCCGTATGGCTATAGTTCCAGGTAGAGTAGTCACGCAAACGCCAGGGACCGAGATTGATACCACCATTAAGCCCAAGGAAATAATTATGGTCCACACCGCCAGTCGTTGATGAACGGTCATGGCTGTCGGAACCGGTAAAGTTGTAATTCAGCAGCAGGGCATTGATACCCTCATCCCACTGTTCTGGCGGAATATAGCCCCGTACGCGGTTATTCATAGCGGCTTGAGGCACGCTGATATCCAGACGCAACTGTTCAAAATTCAGGGTCGTATTAGCAGCAGGAATCGCTTGTGCAATGTCGACACAGGTGTCTGGTGTTCCCGTCTTAAGGGCCGGGAATGCTTGTACATTTACGCCCATGGCATCGAGCGATTTAATGGTCAGGCAGGGAGTTAGACCCGTTCCGTCACCTGTGCCATTCTGGTTGGCTGACGGACTTTTTGCGGCGGCAGCTTTAAAGTCGACATCGCGCGTCGCAACAAAATTATTGTTAAGGTAAACATCTACCCGATATGTTCCTGGTGCCTGACCATCCCCTTCAAAACGGGAAAGATCAGCCACCGCGGAAGTATCGTCAGATAAGAACGCAGGGTTAAAGTAGTTATCCGCAAACCCCGTGCGTGGAAGCAACATGACCAGCAGCGCAACCGGCGTTAGCCGGAATTTTTTTTTCGAAATTGAAAGCTGTGTCATAAACCACGTTAACCTATCTGTCTGAACAAAACGAATGCGCATTAATCACTGCGATTTAAATCAGAAAGCGCGATGTTAGCCCGCACACGTCTGTTTAGGTGTATTGGCACCAAAATCATTCACCGTCTGAAATGTGATATTTCCATTTTTCCCACCGGGAACTGGCACGCTTAAACTTCCTTTAGGCGGTACCATGTTGTTTGGGATTTTTTGTCCACCCACATAGAATTGCACCAAAGAAACATAATAAGGAGACGGATTTTTAACCGTTACTTTTCCGCCTCCGGTTTGGCAGGTCAGTGTTTTAGGTGCATCCACGGAGTGAGAAGGCAGATTTTTCGGGCGCATAAACAACTTGATTACACTCTGAGTGGCTATCTGCAAGGTATTTCCCTTGACCTGAGATTTATCTACTGACGGAATAGCTTTGCTGTTCAGATAAAATACAGTTTCCCGATCTGTTGGCAGCTGAGGCCCTACGTACATAATACGCAGCGTATTTTCTTTTTTCGGATGCATGACGAACAGTGGGGGAGTCAGGACAAAGTCCCCTGTTTTTGCACCACTTTCATTACCCACCCAAGATTGAATGAGGAACGTATTACTGTCAGAGGAGTTGATCACGGGTAGTGATACCTGCTTCTCACCTTGAGGATAAATCACACGGGTCGCGCCTAATGCCACGCCACCGGCAGCCTGTGCTGAAAGAGGAAGCGCACTGGCCAGCAGACCGGCAGTCAACAACATGGAGGCAGAATGCAAAGTGAATTTTTTCATGTACAGACCTTACTTAAGCTTATTCAGGAACACAGAATGCCCGGTCTGTACGAGTGATACATTATTGATACACCACGCTAAACCAGACCTGAGCATTCGCTTCTCCGGGAAGAATCTGTCGATCCGTCGCCCGGTATTTAGCACTGTAGTTCAGGATAGTTTCTCCCTCCTGCAATGGAGCCAGCCAGGGGGGACGAGTATTCGGGATAACCAGATTTCCGGCACCGTCAAAAATACCTAATCCGACGCCTTGCGCCGCACTGGCGCCATAGCCCGCTTCAAATACCTGTGGATCTTTACCATCACTGACACCAGTAAAGAGCACGCCGGCATTGTGGCTAACGGCGGTGTTACAATCCTCCAGTTTCAGCTGAAAAGGTACAGGCTGGGACCAATCCCCCATACCATGAAACATCGCGCTGCGAACCTGCCCCATCAGGACGGTCATGTTCTGACTATCCGCACTGACAACACAAGCTGCATTAACCACCTGCCCCAGGAAATGCACATCCCCGCCGTGAATTCGGACATCCCGAGCGGACCAGGAAAAAGACGGGTATAACATGGTCGCCAGGAGCAAAAGGTAACCAAATCGGGGTCGCATGACATTCTCCTGTTGTCTGCGACAATCTCCAGCCCAGGCATAACGCTTAACAGGCTATGCCGAGGCCGGACATTATCAGGAGTAATGCAGACTGAAGGTAGCCGTTGCCGCAACATTACCGGCAGTTACTCCGTCAGCAGTAGCGACATAATCGACACTGAATGGCAGGGAGTTAGAGCCGTCAATCAGAGTTACAGCGCTGGATTCTTGGGTAAGGTCAAGCGTATTACCATCCGGGCCATAGAGCTGCAGCGCCACGTTGGTTGCAGCACCGGAGCCTGCGGTGTTAGCCAGA from Dryocola sp. LX212 includes:
- a CDS encoding fimbrial protein, yielding MRPRFGYLLLLATMLYPSFSWSARDVRIHGGDVHFLGQVVNAACVVSADSQNMTVLMGQVRSAMFHGMGDWSQPVPFQLKLEDCNTAVSHNAGVLFTGVSDGKDPQVFEAGYGASAAQGVGLGIFDGAGNLVIPNTRPPWLAPLQEGETILNYSAKYRATDRQILPGEANAQVWFSVVYQ
- a CDS encoding fimbria/pilus periplasmic chaperone — its product is MKKFTLHSASMLLTAGLLASALPLSAQAAGGVALGATRVIYPQGEKQVSLPVINSSDSNTFLIQSWVGNESGAKTGDFVLTPPLFVMHPKKENTLRIMYVGPQLPTDRETVFYLNSKAIPSVDKSQVKGNTLQIATQSVIKLFMRPKNLPSHSVDAPKTLTCQTGGGKVTVKNPSPYYVSLVQFYVGGQKIPNNMVPPKGSLSVPVPGGKNGNITFQTVNDFGANTPKQTCAG